A single region of the Austwickia chelonae genome encodes:
- a CDS encoding extracellular solute-binding protein translates to MRRSILVTAMLTTTLIAVTACGGGNSGSGGSGSSAKAGDIKGELTWWDTSDATNEGPAYKELIDEFQKKYPNVKINYQSVPFAEAQNKFKTAAAAKSGAPDIFRSDVAWVPELASLGYLYKLNGTALDKDTGDFLEAARGSTQWNNGTYGVPQVTDTLALFYNKKLLQEAGVEAPKTWEEMKTAAATVKTKTGKDGAYLNPVGYYTLPFIYGEGGDLLDTSAKKITANSTESVAGVAKMQELMGSPGFVKPPASEAYKAMTDAFNGGTVGMIVQGPWEIAGIKKADTFGGIDNLGIAPVPAGSKQAAGPIGGHDYVVWSGMSEDKAKAAIAFVEFMTSTETQAKIADKIGVLPTRKSAYTKVTNPVVKQFQPAMDAARARAWIPEAGQLFTPMDKTITSVVVNSADPKTAMTELAQKYKAEIVKDYAAE, encoded by the coding sequence ATGCGTCGCAGCATTCTGGTCACCGCCATGCTCACCACCACGCTCATCGCCGTCACGGCCTGCGGCGGCGGCAACTCCGGTTCCGGAGGTTCCGGCTCCTCAGCGAAAGCCGGTGACATCAAAGGCGAACTGACCTGGTGGGATACCTCCGACGCCACCAATGAGGGACCGGCCTACAAAGAGTTGATCGACGAATTCCAGAAGAAATACCCGAACGTCAAGATCAATTACCAGTCCGTGCCCTTCGCCGAAGCACAGAACAAGTTCAAGACCGCTGCCGCCGCCAAATCCGGAGCACCGGACATCTTCCGTTCCGACGTGGCCTGGGTCCCCGAACTCGCTTCTCTCGGATATCTCTACAAACTCAACGGAACCGCCCTCGACAAGGACACCGGCGACTTCCTCGAGGCCGCCCGAGGATCCACCCAGTGGAACAATGGCACCTACGGCGTCCCCCAGGTCACCGACACCCTCGCCCTCTTCTACAACAAGAAGCTCCTTCAGGAAGCCGGGGTCGAAGCCCCCAAGACCTGGGAGGAGATGAAGACCGCCGCCGCCACCGTCAAGACCAAGACCGGCAAGGACGGCGCCTATCTCAACCCGGTCGGCTACTACACCCTGCCCTTCATCTACGGCGAGGGCGGCGACCTCCTCGACACCAGCGCCAAGAAGATCACCGCGAACTCCACCGAGTCCGTGGCCGGTGTCGCCAAGATGCAGGAGCTCATGGGCTCCCCCGGGTTCGTCAAACCCCCGGCCTCCGAGGCCTACAAAGCCATGACCGACGCCTTCAACGGCGGCACCGTCGGCATGATCGTCCAAGGCCCCTGGGAAATCGCCGGCATCAAGAAGGCCGACACCTTCGGCGGGATCGACAACCTCGGCATCGCCCCCGTCCCCGCCGGGAGCAAGCAGGCAGCCGGGCCCATCGGCGGCCACGACTACGTCGTCTGGTCCGGCATGAGCGAGGACAAGGCGAAAGCCGCCATCGCCTTCGTCGAATTCATGACCTCCACCGAGACCCAGGCCAAGATCGCCGACAAGATCGGCGTCCTCCCCACCCGCAAGTCGGCCTACACCAAGGTGACCAACCCCGTGGTCAAGCAGTTCCAGCCCGCCATGGACGCCGCCAGGGCGCGCGCCTGGATCCCCGAAGCGGGCCAGCTGTTCACCCCGATGGACAAGACCATCACCTCCGTGGTGGTGAACTCCGCCGACCCGAAGACGGCGATGACCGAGCTAGCCCAGAAGTACAAGGCCGAGATCGTCAAGGACTACGCCGCCGAATGA
- a CDS encoding LacI family DNA-binding transcriptional regulator encodes MRAPRLADVAERAGVSEATVSRVLNGKPGVAESTRTAVLAAVDMLGYDRPAKLRRASAGLVGLIVPELVNPVFPGFVQVIEGALAAHAFTPILCTQTPGGIAEDDYVQMMCERGVSGIIFISGLHADTTADLDRYRELRARGLPFVLVNGYREHVDAACISCDDVAAMHRAVTHLTAQGHRRIGLATGQERFVPVQRSVTGFRQAMAQLAGINEVDRLIATTWYTVEGGAEAAARLVDQECTALICGSDIMALGAIQEIRRRGLEVPGDISVIGHDDSPLIAFTDPPLSTLRQDVDAMGRAAVSALLGEINGHPAPRADLVFHAELVERGSTAAARMSPHATAASPENGTQPVCS; translated from the coding sequence ATGCGTGCACCCCGCCTCGCCGATGTGGCAGAACGCGCCGGAGTCTCTGAAGCGACCGTCAGCCGCGTCCTGAACGGCAAACCCGGTGTCGCCGAGAGCACCCGTACCGCAGTGCTCGCCGCCGTCGACATGCTGGGCTACGACCGACCGGCCAAACTACGCAGAGCCAGCGCAGGCCTGGTCGGCCTGATCGTCCCAGAGCTGGTCAATCCGGTCTTTCCCGGGTTCGTCCAGGTCATCGAAGGAGCCCTGGCCGCCCACGCCTTCACCCCGATCCTGTGCACCCAGACCCCCGGCGGGATCGCCGAGGACGATTACGTGCAAATGATGTGCGAGCGGGGTGTCTCCGGCATCATCTTCATCTCGGGTCTGCACGCCGACACCACCGCAGATCTCGACCGGTACCGCGAACTCCGCGCCCGCGGGCTGCCTTTCGTCCTGGTCAACGGGTATCGGGAGCATGTCGACGCGGCTTGCATCAGCTGTGACGACGTGGCCGCGATGCACCGTGCCGTCACCCACCTGACCGCCCAGGGCCACCGCCGGATCGGCCTGGCGACCGGACAGGAACGCTTCGTCCCCGTGCAGCGATCCGTCACCGGCTTCCGCCAAGCGATGGCGCAGCTGGCCGGGATCAACGAGGTCGACCGGTTGATCGCCACCACCTGGTACACGGTCGAAGGCGGAGCCGAAGCCGCCGCCCGCCTCGTCGACCAGGAATGCACCGCACTGATCTGCGGCAGCGACATCATGGCCCTGGGCGCCATTCAGGAGATCCGTCGCCGAGGCCTCGAGGTCCCCGGCGACATCTCCGTCATCGGGCACGACGATTCCCCGTTGATCGCGTTCACCGACCCACCGCTGAGCACGCTGCGACAGGATGTTGACGCGATGGGACGGGCTGCGGTCAGCGCACTGCTCGGCGAGATCAACGGTCATCCCGCTCCCCGGGCCGACCTCGTCTTCCACGCAGAACTCGTGGAACGAGGGTCGACCGCTGCCGCAAGAATGTCACCGCATGCGACAGCAGCCTCACCCGAGAACGGAACTCAGCCGGTCTGCTCCTGA
- a CDS encoding sugar ABC transporter permease: MSHSQAPSVSPAVGQAPAVPAATDRRDRPVRSVPASIALHTTLVLATSIAVFPILWIALASFRPANKVSSTSILVAPTLENYHKLLFSTNFLSWFGNSLVVALFTMLFGITMSATAGYAISRFNFPGKRPLMWTFLITQMFPVSILIVPIYTIMSTLGLINTHLSLILAYCTIAVPFCTWMLKGYFDSIPTELDEAAQVDGLSPFGTFWRVILPLARPGLAVTAFYTFLTAWGEVAYASAFINTDDRFTLAYGMQVFVPQAPALPHWDLLASAAVLITIPAAIVFFFAQRHLVAGLTAGSTKG; the protein is encoded by the coding sequence ATGAGCCATTCCCAGGCCCCGTCCGTCTCCCCCGCCGTTGGTCAGGCCCCAGCCGTCCCGGCTGCTACCGACCGTCGGGACAGGCCGGTTCGTTCCGTGCCTGCCTCGATCGCGCTGCACACGACCCTCGTCCTCGCGACCTCGATCGCGGTCTTCCCCATCCTGTGGATCGCCCTGGCATCCTTCCGCCCGGCGAACAAGGTGTCGTCGACCTCGATCCTGGTCGCTCCGACCCTGGAGAACTACCACAAGCTGCTTTTCTCCACGAATTTCTTGAGCTGGTTCGGCAATTCCCTCGTGGTGGCCTTGTTCACCATGCTCTTCGGGATCACGATGTCAGCGACGGCCGGCTATGCCATCTCCCGGTTCAACTTCCCGGGGAAACGTCCGTTGATGTGGACCTTCCTGATCACCCAGATGTTCCCCGTCTCGATCCTGATCGTGCCGATCTACACGATCATGAGCACGCTGGGCCTGATCAACACCCATCTCTCCTTGATCCTGGCCTACTGCACGATCGCCGTGCCCTTCTGCACCTGGATGCTCAAGGGGTACTTCGACTCGATCCCGACCGAATTGGACGAGGCCGCCCAAGTGGACGGGCTGAGCCCCTTCGGCACCTTCTGGCGGGTGATCCTGCCGCTGGCCAGGCCGGGCTTGGCCGTGACAGCCTTCTACACCTTCCTCACCGCGTGGGGCGAGGTCGCCTACGCCAGCGCCTTCATCAACACCGACGACCGGTTCACGCTTGCCTACGGCATGCAGGTGTTCGTCCCCCAAGCTCCTGCCCTACCCCACTGGGATCTGTTGGCCTCGGCTGCTGTACTGATCACGATCCCGGCCGCGATCGTCTTCTTCTTCGCCCAACGCCATCTCGTGGCCGGTCTGACTGCTGGCTCCACCAAGGGGTGA
- a CDS encoding serine/threonine-protein kinase yields MSATVGRGPSPGAGRLGRYRLCSELGRGGMGVVHLALDEEGQAVAIKVLRDHVLDDPAARARLSREADHLSRIRHPGVAGIIDADVEGARPYVVTRYVPGPSLEQYVAQHGPLSAPKLLGLARDLSAALSAVHTADVVHRDLKPGNVLIHDGRGVLIDFGIAHGSGDVRLTSTGLVMGTPGFLAPEILDGADVTPATDWWAWAATLAFAASGRVPFGDQPVDAVLARIRAGECDLTGVDPELAPLLRAALDPRPGARPTREQILYELERYASGGRKTAAIPAMPVTRALPGAPPTAAAPVVAPGATAVAPTVSKPQPQAPVAAPSAPAQAWKQAVDRAQPLWEETLGKAQKHRSVGLVLCLGALFAALTLAAPVKSLLLAVAWTWLARSVERAGRLLGRQRSTHGVRRWDTTKALLLMPLHAVSTVVSALVGALAPTVAAYCAVLGCITLQKTGILPGSPFDPSAPGPLFVGAVTAMVVFWWGTGSEHVRLGTRAVLDSVGAWRYGSVCAAVLLLGLAAVIALISQSTGFLPSWEPLSGDPFAWLRKAFR; encoded by the coding sequence ATGAGCGCGACCGTCGGTCGTGGTCCGAGCCCCGGCGCAGGTCGGTTGGGCCGTTATCGGCTCTGCTCCGAGCTGGGCCGCGGTGGCATGGGTGTCGTGCATCTCGCGTTGGACGAGGAAGGCCAGGCTGTGGCCATCAAGGTCCTGCGTGATCATGTGCTGGACGACCCTGCCGCTCGTGCGCGTCTGTCTCGTGAAGCTGATCATCTCTCCCGGATCCGTCATCCCGGGGTGGCCGGCATCATCGATGCCGATGTGGAGGGGGCTCGCCCCTATGTGGTGACTCGGTATGTCCCTGGCCCGTCCTTGGAGCAGTACGTCGCTCAGCACGGGCCGTTGAGTGCGCCCAAGCTGTTGGGCCTGGCGAGGGATCTGTCCGCCGCTCTGTCCGCGGTGCACACCGCCGATGTGGTCCATCGTGATCTGAAGCCGGGCAATGTGCTGATCCATGACGGTCGCGGGGTGTTGATCGATTTCGGGATCGCGCATGGTTCCGGTGATGTGCGGTTGACGTCGACCGGGTTGGTGATGGGTACGCCGGGGTTCTTGGCTCCGGAGATTTTGGACGGGGCCGATGTCACGCCGGCGACCGATTGGTGGGCTTGGGCGGCGACCTTGGCTTTCGCGGCATCGGGCCGGGTGCCTTTTGGCGATCAGCCGGTGGACGCGGTGTTGGCTCGGATCCGTGCGGGGGAGTGCGATCTGACCGGGGTGGATCCGGAGTTGGCGCCTTTGTTGCGGGCGGCGCTCGATCCGAGGCCGGGGGCTCGGCCGACTCGTGAGCAGATCTTGTACGAACTGGAACGTTATGCCTCCGGTGGTCGTAAGACGGCGGCGATTCCGGCGATGCCGGTGACTCGGGCGCTTCCGGGTGCTCCGCCGACCGCGGCTGCACCGGTGGTCGCTCCAGGCGCGACCGCGGTGGCGCCGACCGTGTCCAAGCCGCAGCCGCAGGCACCGGTGGCAGCGCCCTCGGCTCCGGCTCAGGCCTGGAAGCAGGCGGTCGATCGGGCGCAGCCGCTGTGGGAGGAGACTCTCGGTAAGGCGCAGAAACATCGCAGTGTCGGGTTGGTGCTCTGTCTGGGTGCTTTGTTCGCCGCGTTGACCTTGGCTGCTCCGGTGAAGTCCTTGTTGTTGGCGGTGGCTTGGACGTGGTTGGCCAGGTCGGTGGAACGTGCGGGGCGGCTGTTGGGCCGTCAGCGCAGTACGCACGGTGTGCGTCGGTGGGACACCACGAAGGCGCTGTTGCTCATGCCGTTGCATGCGGTGTCGACGGTGGTGAGTGCCTTGGTGGGGGCTTTGGCTCCGACCGTGGCGGCCTATTGCGCGGTGCTGGGGTGTATCACCTTGCAGAAGACGGGGATTCTTCCGGGGTCGCCGTTCGACCCAAGTGCTCCGGGGCCGTTGTTCGTGGGTGCGGTCACGGCCATGGTGGTCTTCTGGTGGGGCACCGGGAGTGAGCATGTCCGGTTGGGGACGCGTGCTGTTCTGGACAGTGTCGGTGCATGGCGTTACGGGTCGGTGTGTGCGGCGGTGCTGTTGTTGGGATTGGCCGCAGTGATTGCCTTGATCTCGCAGTCGACGGGTTTCTTACCTTCTTGGGAGCCTTTGTCCGGTGACCCCTTCGCGTGGTTGCGGAAGGCCTTCCGCTGA
- a CDS encoding transglycosylase family protein has translation MAYTPKHASPRRSVRRTVKAGALGVATATVGVGMAAIPAQAAPAGGNAWDRLAQCEAGGNWHINNGNGYYGGLQFSLRSWQGAGGSAYAARPDLASREAQIAVGQKLLAMQGPGAWPVCSVKAGLTKASGSVGGGAVAKPAAQVNPAQTSAKPAAATKPAAVAATPPKAVAPVKPAYGQLSSADTQMVQQWLGGETTGTWDKAALSALQARLGVTETGKTDAATIAATEKLFGMKASGLDYFTQPMLVSLAAHARAEVAAASLQSLMLAAEGGNISPETVGLNADPVAYS, from the coding sequence ATGGCCTATACCCCTAAGCACGCTTCCCCTCGCCGTTCAGTCCGCCGTACCGTCAAGGCTGGCGCCCTCGGTGTCGCCACGGCCACGGTCGGCGTGGGCATGGCCGCCATCCCTGCGCAGGCAGCCCCTGCCGGTGGCAATGCCTGGGACCGTCTCGCCCAGTGCGAGGCCGGCGGCAACTGGCACATCAACAATGGCAACGGTTACTACGGTGGCCTCCAGTTCTCCTTGCGCAGCTGGCAGGGTGCGGGTGGCTCCGCTTATGCGGCACGCCCGGATCTGGCCAGCCGTGAGGCACAGATCGCCGTCGGGCAGAAGCTTCTTGCCATGCAGGGCCCCGGAGCCTGGCCGGTGTGTTCGGTCAAGGCCGGTCTGACCAAGGCCTCCGGTTCGGTGGGCGGCGGCGCCGTCGCCAAGCCGGCCGCTCAGGTCAACCCCGCGCAGACCAGCGCCAAGCCGGCTGCGGCGACGAAGCCGGCCGCGGTGGCCGCCACACCCCCGAAGGCTGTTGCCCCGGTGAAGCCGGCATACGGCCAGTTGAGCTCTGCGGACACGCAGATGGTGCAGCAGTGGCTCGGCGGCGAGACGACCGGAACCTGGGACAAGGCAGCCCTGTCCGCCTTGCAGGCGCGCCTCGGCGTGACGGAGACGGGCAAGACCGACGCCGCCACGATCGCCGCCACCGAGAAGCTCTTCGGGATGAAGGCTTCCGGGCTGGACTACTTCACCCAGCCGATGCTGGTCTCCCTCGCGGCGCACGCTCGTGCGGAGGTGGCTGCGGCGAGCCTGCAGTCGCTGATGCTGGCTGCTGAGGGTGGCAACATCTCCCCGGAGACTGTTGGCCTCAACGCCGACCCGGTGGCTTACAGCTGA
- a CDS encoding ABC transporter ATP-binding protein, producing MATVRFEQATRTYPGNDKPSVDALDLDIADGEFLVLVGPSGCGKSTSLRMLAGLEEVNSGRIYIDDRDVTELSPKDRDVAMVFQNYALYPHMSVADNMGFALKIAGVDKAEIRKRVEEAAKILDLTEYLERKPKALSGGQRQRVAMGRAIVREPKVFLMDEPLSNLDAKLRVQTRTQIASLQRRLGITTVYVTHDQVEAMTMGDRVAVLKDGILQQCDSPRQMYDHPNNVFVAGFIGSPAMNLFDMDVAGDGVRFGSATLAVDLGPSAPSSGRITLGVRPEDLEIADSGLPVTVEVVEELGADAYVYGSREGADPTDKPIVVRVDGRVPPEKGTKIHLMPKPEHVHCFDATTGARLGS from the coding sequence ATGGCCACCGTACGTTTCGAACAAGCCACCCGGACCTACCCGGGGAATGACAAGCCCAGCGTGGACGCCCTCGACCTCGATATCGCCGATGGTGAATTCCTGGTTCTCGTCGGCCCTTCCGGATGTGGAAAATCCACCAGCCTCCGCATGTTGGCCGGCCTCGAAGAGGTCAACTCCGGCCGTATCTACATCGACGACCGTGATGTCACCGAGCTGTCCCCCAAGGATCGCGATGTGGCCATGGTCTTCCAGAACTACGCCCTGTACCCGCACATGTCCGTGGCCGACAACATGGGCTTCGCCCTGAAGATCGCCGGCGTGGACAAGGCCGAGATCCGCAAGCGCGTCGAAGAGGCCGCGAAGATCCTCGACCTCACCGAATACTTGGAGCGCAAACCCAAGGCTCTCTCCGGCGGTCAGCGCCAGCGGGTCGCCATGGGACGAGCCATCGTCCGGGAGCCCAAGGTCTTCCTGATGGACGAGCCCCTGTCCAACCTGGACGCGAAGCTACGGGTACAGACCCGAACCCAGATCGCCTCCTTGCAGCGGCGCTTGGGCATCACGACGGTCTATGTCACCCACGACCAGGTCGAGGCCATGACGATGGGTGACCGGGTCGCCGTGCTCAAGGACGGCATCCTGCAGCAGTGCGACAGCCCACGGCAGATGTACGACCACCCGAACAATGTCTTCGTCGCCGGGTTCATCGGCTCTCCGGCGATGAACTTGTTCGACATGGACGTCGCCGGTGACGGCGTACGCTTCGGCAGCGCAACGCTCGCGGTCGATCTCGGGCCGTCCGCGCCGTCCTCCGGCCGGATCACCCTCGGAGTCCGTCCCGAGGACCTGGAGATCGCCGATTCTGGTCTTCCGGTGACCGTCGAGGTCGTCGAAGAGCTGGGCGCCGATGCCTATGTCTACGGTTCCCGAGAAGGCGCCGATCCCACGGACAAGCCGATCGTGGTGCGGGTCGATGGTCGGGTCCCCCCGGAGAAGGGCACGAAGATCCACTTGATGCCCAAGCCCGAACATGTGCACTGCTTCGACGCGACCACCGGGGCGCGCCTGGGCAGCTGA
- a CDS encoding carbohydrate ABC transporter permease, which yields MNKLRTLWEKHWYAWAFVAPVVIVLTVLIGYPLIQGIAQSFTNLTEANQAAEICQKTLGGGQNCEPNPNQARFVGLQNYTDLLTGRVGEFWHQLLITLIWTATCVFLHYTLGLGLAILLNREMRFRSVYRVLLILPWAIPAFVSAFGWKFIYDRDAGIVNALIRGLGGQSIDFFDSTPKALLAVIVVNVWLGVPFMMVALLGGLQSIPAELHEAAEMDGASPWQRFLHVTLPGLRPVSNSVILLGTIWTFNMFPIIFLVSRGGPSGGTEILVTGAYRAAFEGVRNYGFSAAYGVVILSILIVYSMVYRRVLRKQGEVW from the coding sequence ATGAACAAGCTCCGGACCCTCTGGGAAAAACATTGGTATGCATGGGCTTTTGTCGCCCCTGTGGTGATCGTGCTCACCGTCCTCATCGGCTATCCGCTGATCCAGGGCATCGCTCAGTCCTTCACCAATCTCACCGAGGCCAATCAAGCCGCCGAGATCTGTCAGAAGACCCTCGGTGGAGGCCAGAACTGTGAACCCAACCCCAATCAGGCGCGATTCGTCGGACTGCAGAACTACACCGATCTGCTGACCGGCCGCGTCGGTGAATTCTGGCACCAACTGCTCATCACCCTGATCTGGACGGCAACCTGCGTCTTCCTGCATTACACGTTGGGTCTGGGGCTGGCCATCCTGCTGAACCGGGAGATGCGTTTCCGCAGCGTCTACCGTGTGCTGCTCATCCTGCCCTGGGCCATCCCGGCCTTCGTCTCCGCTTTCGGCTGGAAATTCATCTACGACCGGGATGCCGGGATCGTGAATGCGCTCATCCGCGGGCTGGGCGGGCAGAGCATCGACTTCTTCGACAGCACGCCCAAAGCGCTCCTGGCCGTCATCGTGGTCAACGTCTGGCTGGGGGTGCCCTTCATGATGGTGGCCTTGCTCGGCGGCCTGCAGTCCATCCCCGCCGAACTGCACGAAGCCGCCGAGATGGACGGAGCCTCCCCCTGGCAACGTTTCCTCCACGTCACCCTGCCGGGGCTGCGCCCGGTGTCCAACTCGGTGATCCTCCTGGGCACCATCTGGACCTTCAACATGTTCCCGATCATCTTCCTGGTCAGCCGCGGCGGCCCCTCCGGGGGAACCGAGATCCTGGTCACCGGCGCCTACCGGGCAGCCTTTGAAGGTGTCCGGAACTACGGATTCTCCGCGGCCTACGGGGTCGTGATCCTGTCCATCCTCATCGTCTACTCGATGGTGTACCGCCGTGTACTGCGCAAGCAGGGAGAGGTGTGGTGA
- the otsB gene encoding trehalose-phosphatase: MCSSLPSALTDHVRRLAAARKVLLATDFDGTLAPFEDDPMRVKPASEGIEALQAAAALPGTTVALVSGRELAVLQQLSGIGDDPRVVFIGTHGAQSTRHPGSGELTGAQRSLLAEVDRALREVCSLHEGSRVEGKPAAVVLHTRGMSEPENSQALAAAAQVQSLFPGTHGLHGKDVFEIGVLQADKGSALVSLAQETGSEATLFLGDDVTDERAFEALRPSAGDLTVKVGPGSTAACARVPDVAGAVAVLQEFVTARRSVQEQTG; this comes from the coding sequence GTGTGCTCTTCGCTACCCTCGGCGTTGACCGACCATGTCCGCAGGCTGGCCGCTGCCAGAAAGGTGTTGCTGGCCACCGATTTCGACGGCACCCTGGCGCCTTTCGAGGACGACCCCATGCGGGTGAAGCCCGCCAGCGAGGGGATCGAGGCCCTGCAGGCGGCCGCCGCGCTGCCCGGGACGACGGTCGCGCTGGTGTCCGGCAGGGAGCTCGCCGTCCTGCAGCAGCTCTCCGGGATCGGCGACGACCCTCGGGTCGTCTTCATCGGCACCCACGGCGCCCAGTCGACCAGACATCCCGGCTCCGGGGAGTTGACCGGGGCGCAGCGGTCGCTCCTGGCCGAGGTCGACCGAGCCCTGCGCGAGGTCTGTTCCCTCCACGAGGGAAGCCGGGTCGAGGGCAAACCCGCTGCTGTGGTGCTGCACACGCGGGGGATGTCCGAGCCGGAGAACTCGCAGGCATTGGCCGCTGCGGCGCAGGTGCAATCGCTTTTCCCCGGAACGCACGGACTCCACGGCAAGGACGTCTTCGAGATCGGTGTCCTCCAGGCGGACAAGGGCAGTGCGCTGGTGTCCTTGGCGCAGGAGACAGGTTCGGAAGCCACCCTTTTCCTGGGTGACGATGTCACCGACGAGCGGGCCTTCGAAGCCTTGCGGCCCTCGGCCGGCGATCTGACCGTGAAGGTCGGCCCGGGTTCGACGGCAGCCTGTGCCCGGGTACCCGATGTCGCCGGCGCGGTCGCCGTTCTACAGGAATTCGTGACCGCCAGACGTTCCGTTCAGGAGCAGACCGGCTGA
- a CDS encoding alpha,alpha-trehalose-phosphate synthase (UDP-forming), which translates to MKEHAGKIPGKVVRTYDFVVAANRLPVDRHEEPDGSSSWQRSPGGLVTAMDSVMRGREGAWVGWAGDAGQAPEPFEDGGMYLVPVALTAEDVADYYEGLSNDTLWPIYHDVIVPATFHRRWWQAYRRVNGKFAEALAEVAAPGATVWIHDYQLQLVPALLRQLRPDVRIGWFNHIPFPPVELFAQLPWRAELIAGLIGADFLGFQKPSDAGNFIRACRQLGGLPTKRDTVTATDADGSTRLVRAAGIPISIDTEQLDRLARSPEVMARAQEIRESLGNPRVLMLGVDRLDYTKGLRHRMKAYQELLKDEKIAPPDVCFMQVAVPSRERVDAYRDLRDQVELTVGQINGDYSGIGATAVHYLHQSFDQAEMAAMYQAADVMLVTPLRDGMNLVAKEYVACHHDGNGALVLSEFAGAADELTHAFLCNPHDIQGLKNTIIRAATATDREKGRRMRALRKRVAQHDVQRWAGRFLDALECAPHRPSSEQRRPSASHHLSKA; encoded by the coding sequence GTGAAGGAGCATGCCGGGAAAATCCCCGGGAAAGTCGTTCGCACCTACGACTTCGTCGTAGCAGCGAACCGGCTTCCGGTGGACCGTCACGAAGAACCCGACGGCAGCTCGTCCTGGCAGCGCAGCCCCGGCGGCCTGGTGACGGCGATGGACTCGGTCATGCGCGGCCGCGAAGGCGCCTGGGTGGGTTGGGCCGGGGACGCCGGTCAAGCTCCGGAACCCTTCGAGGACGGCGGCATGTACCTGGTCCCGGTGGCCTTGACCGCCGAGGACGTCGCCGACTACTACGAGGGGCTGTCGAATGACACCCTCTGGCCGATCTACCACGACGTGATCGTGCCGGCGACCTTCCACCGACGCTGGTGGCAGGCTTATCGCCGGGTCAACGGGAAGTTCGCCGAGGCCTTGGCCGAGGTCGCCGCACCCGGCGCGACGGTGTGGATCCACGACTACCAACTCCAGCTGGTGCCCGCCTTGCTGCGTCAGCTGCGTCCTGATGTACGGATCGGCTGGTTCAACCACATCCCCTTCCCGCCGGTAGAACTCTTCGCTCAGCTGCCGTGGCGTGCCGAACTCATCGCCGGTCTCATCGGAGCAGACTTCCTCGGTTTCCAGAAGCCCAGCGATGCGGGCAACTTCATCCGAGCCTGCCGTCAGCTGGGTGGCCTGCCCACCAAGCGGGACACGGTGACCGCCACGGACGCCGACGGCAGTACCCGACTCGTGCGAGCCGCAGGAATTCCGATCTCGATCGACACCGAGCAGCTCGACCGGCTGGCCCGTAGCCCCGAGGTCATGGCCCGGGCCCAGGAGATCAGGGAGTCCCTGGGCAACCCGCGGGTGCTGATGCTGGGGGTCGATCGACTGGACTACACCAAGGGTCTGCGCCACCGGATGAAGGCCTACCAGGAGCTGCTCAAGGACGAGAAGATCGCTCCGCCGGACGTCTGCTTCATGCAGGTGGCCGTGCCCAGCCGTGAACGGGTGGACGCCTACCGGGATCTACGTGACCAGGTGGAGCTCACGGTCGGTCAGATCAACGGCGACTACTCGGGGATCGGGGCGACGGCGGTGCATTATCTGCACCAGAGCTTCGACCAGGCGGAGATGGCCGCGATGTACCAGGCCGCCGACGTGATGCTGGTCACGCCGCTGCGTGACGGGATGAATCTGGTCGCCAAAGAGTACGTGGCCTGTCACCACGACGGCAACGGAGCCTTGGTTCTTTCCGAATTCGCCGGAGCTGCCGACGAGCTCACCCATGCCTTCCTCTGCAATCCGCATGACATCCAGGGGTTGAAGAACACCATCATCCGGGCGGCCACGGCCACCGACCGGGAGAAAGGGCGCCGGATGCGGGCGCTGCGCAAGCGGGTGGCACAGCATGACGTCCAGCGCTGGGCCGGACGTTTCCTCGACGCCTTGGAATGTGCACCGCATCGTCCGTCGTCCGAGCAGCGGCGCCCGTCGGCCAGTCACCATCTGTCGAAGGCGTAG